In Mongoliitalea daihaiensis, one DNA window encodes the following:
- a CDS encoding glycosyltransferase, with translation MNKRVLFLIDTLQTGGAEKSLLEITSRFQNFKPIFLTIYQGDHALEATYQQVGLEVLHLNFPKGMDYKEILPNLRAFVSALQPALIHASLFHSEMLSRKLNLDIPIINSLVNNSYHPRRYQTLTWKGKLALLRVYLLDRITKNKVDLFIANSTYMAKVHQKSLKIAPDKLKVIHRGRDSKIFENPDHKKLKQIRNQVPNPETKIFLNIGRLIARKGQEELILAFDQLLKSQNNFSQTYNLWFVGKGDQQDHLQNLAQSLKLQDQVIFLGDRKDIPELLAAADYFVFPSHYEGLPGALIEAMMAKVPIIASDIPENKECLSSDMALFHQVRNPNDLAKQLQAALTAQDWPKRTSLAHAFACEHFDIEKIAQSYEETYAQLIRG, from the coding sequence TTGAATAAAAGAGTCCTTTTTTTAATCGACACACTCCAAACAGGCGGTGCAGAAAAGAGCTTACTTGAAATCACCAGCAGGTTTCAAAATTTCAAGCCCATATTCCTAACCATCTATCAGGGAGATCATGCCTTAGAAGCTACCTATCAGCAAGTAGGATTGGAAGTACTCCACTTGAATTTTCCTAAAGGAATGGACTATAAAGAAATACTTCCTAACTTAAGAGCATTTGTTTCAGCTCTACAACCTGCCTTGATTCATGCCTCACTTTTTCATTCCGAGATGCTTTCTAGAAAATTGAATCTAGATATTCCCATCATCAATAGCCTCGTAAACAATTCTTACCATCCCAGAAGATACCAAACACTAACGTGGAAAGGGAAACTGGCTTTATTGCGTGTTTACCTGCTGGATCGAATCACAAAAAACAAAGTGGACCTCTTTATTGCCAACTCTACCTATATGGCAAAAGTCCATCAAAAGTCATTAAAAATAGCCCCAGATAAGCTCAAGGTGATCCATCGAGGGAGAGATTCCAAGATATTTGAGAATCCTGATCATAAAAAATTAAAGCAAATACGAAATCAAGTTCCTAACCCTGAAACCAAAATCTTTCTGAACATAGGACGCCTCATAGCCCGCAAAGGCCAAGAAGAACTAATACTGGCATTTGATCAACTTTTAAAATCACAAAATAATTTTTCGCAAACATATAACCTTTGGTTTGTAGGTAAAGGAGATCAACAAGACCACTTACAAAACTTAGCACAAAGCCTTAAATTACAAGATCAGGTGATTTTCTTGGGAGATAGAAAAGACATCCCCGAACTATTGGCAGCAGCAGACTATTTCGTTTTTCCTTCCCATTATGAAGGTTTGCCCGGAGCATTGATCGAAGCCATGATGGCCAAAGTCCCCATCATCGCCTCCGACATCCCCGAAAACAAAGAATGTCTCAGCTCCGATATGGCACTTTTCCACCAAGTCCGCAACCCCAATGACCTTGCCAAACAGCTACAAGCAGCCCTAACCGCCCAAGATTGGCCCAAGAGAACATCCCTTGCCCATGCCTTTGCCTGTGAACATTTTGATATCGAGAAAATCGCCCAGTCCTACGAAGAAACTTACGCGCAGTTGATTAGGGGATGA
- a CDS encoding serine O-acetyltransferase, with protein MNFWTLKADQTRYSKRFFKAFSNPCFRVIFWIRICQATSKWNPLGFFVRIFSKWAQVRYGIQIPHVTQIGPGLFIGHFGGIVVSSEATIGANCNIAQGVTIGRINQGPRKGAPQIGDKVWIGPNAVIVGNVKIGNNAMIAPLAFVNIDVPNNCLAIGNPAKIIEGKTSEDYINFFE; from the coding sequence ATGAATTTTTGGACATTAAAGGCAGATCAAACACGGTATTCGAAACGATTTTTCAAGGCATTTTCGAATCCTTGCTTCAGGGTGATTTTCTGGATAAGAATCTGTCAAGCTACTTCCAAATGGAATCCCCTAGGTTTTTTTGTCCGGATTTTTTCCAAGTGGGCCCAGGTGCGCTATGGCATACAGATTCCCCATGTGACACAAATAGGTCCAGGATTATTTATCGGACATTTTGGGGGAATAGTGGTAAGTTCTGAGGCGACGATTGGGGCCAATTGTAATATAGCCCAAGGGGTGACCATTGGAAGGATCAATCAAGGCCCTAGAAAGGGTGCCCCTCAAATAGGGGATAAGGTATGGATAGGTCCCAATGCAGTAATCGTAGGAAATGTGAAAATTGGAAACAATGCCATGATTGCCCCTTTGGCATTTGTGAATATAGATGTGCCTAACAATTGTTTGGCCATTGGGAATCCTGCTAAGATTATTGAAGGAAAAACTTCTGAAGATTACATTAATTTCTTTGAATAA